The following are encoded in a window of Sulfitobacter sp. S190 genomic DNA:
- a CDS encoding SDR family NAD(P)-dependent oxidoreductase, which translates to MDLPRTPSFDLDGRRALVTGGTSGIGLGCAVALAQAGAHVTLAARRADVLDACVSAIKAEGWAADAAVFDQSDTGAMPDLFSTPYDIVVNSAGLARHSAAVDTVPEDYDAVMDLNVRGAYFLSMHAARALMAAGKPGSIIHISSQMGHVGGIDRAVYCASKHAVEGMVKAMAVEWGKANIRINTVCPTFIRTPLTQSTFDNPERLAWIMDKIKLPRVGEVADIMGAVAFLASDASAMVTGTAMMIDGGWTAD; encoded by the coding sequence ATGGATTTGCCGCGGACACCATCGTTTGATCTGGACGGGCGCCGTGCGCTGGTGACGGGCGGTACATCGGGCATCGGGCTGGGCTGTGCCGTGGCGCTGGCGCAGGCCGGTGCGCATGTCACGCTGGCCGCCCGGCGGGCCGACGTGCTGGACGCCTGTGTCTCGGCGATCAAGGCCGAAGGCTGGGCCGCGGATGCGGCGGTTTTCGATCAATCCGATACGGGCGCCATGCCCGATCTGTTCAGCACGCCATACGATATTGTGGTCAACTCGGCAGGGTTGGCGCGCCATTCAGCGGCGGTCGACACGGTGCCGGAAGACTACGATGCGGTGATGGATTTGAATGTGCGCGGTGCGTATTTCCTGTCCATGCATGCCGCACGCGCCCTGATGGCGGCGGGCAAGCCCGGGTCGATCATTCATATCTCAAGCCAGATGGGGCACGTGGGCGGCATCGATCGCGCGGTGTATTGTGCCTCCAAACATGCCGTCGAAGGCATGGTCAAAGCGATGGCTGTCGAGTGGGGCAAGGCAAACATTCGCATCAACACGGTTTGCCCGACCTTTATCCGCACCCCCCTGACGCAATCGACGTTCGACAATCCCGAGCGCCTGGCGTGGATCATGGACAAGATCAAGCTGCCCCGTGTGGGCGAGGTTGCGGACATCATGGGCGCGGTTGCGTTTTTGGCCTCTGATGCGTCGGCGATGGTGACGGGCACCGCGATGATGATCGACGGCGGCTGGACGGCGGACTGA
- a CDS encoding LacI family DNA-binding transcriptional regulator, producing MGKVTSLDVAAKAGVSRSAVSRVFTPGASVSKDTAAKVREAADQLGYRPNVLARSLNTGQSRIIGLVVAYLENQFYPEAIEKLSKALQERGYHVLVFMASNDSDATQQVIDELLDYQVDGIIAASVGLSNDLTGRCAAAGIPVLLFNRRQADARLSSVTSDNRAGGAALAEFLLAGEHARIGHIAGWEGASTQVDREAGFRAVLAREGLEWAAREVGNFDFKQAQQAARRMFGVDAPPDAVFVANDHMAFAVMDVLRFELGIDVPRDVSVVGYDDVQLAAWASYDLTTIRQRANMMVAQAVDTLLARIDTAGLPPQHAAIEAPLIVRGSARKPKRTTT from the coding sequence ATGGGGAAGGTGACTTCACTCGACGTGGCGGCAAAGGCGGGGGTGAGCCGGTCGGCGGTCAGCCGTGTCTTTACCCCCGGCGCGTCGGTGAGCAAGGACACGGCCGCCAAGGTGCGCGAGGCCGCCGACCAGCTGGGCTATCGGCCGAATGTGCTGGCGCGCAGTCTCAACACCGGGCAGAGCCGCATCATCGGGCTTGTCGTGGCCTATCTCGAGAACCAGTTTTATCCCGAAGCGATCGAGAAACTGTCAAAGGCCCTGCAGGAGCGGGGCTACCATGTGCTGGTGTTCATGGCGTCCAACGACAGCGATGCGACACAGCAGGTGATTGACGAACTGCTCGATTATCAGGTCGATGGCATCATCGCCGCGTCGGTCGGTTTGTCGAATGATCTGACGGGACGCTGTGCGGCGGCAGGCATACCGGTGCTGCTCTTCAACCGCCGTCAGGCTGATGCGCGTTTGTCGAGTGTGACGTCGGACAACCGCGCAGGCGGCGCGGCGCTGGCGGAGTTCTTGCTGGCCGGAGAGCACGCACGCATCGGGCATATCGCCGGTTGGGAAGGGGCCTCGACCCAGGTGGATCGCGAGGCCGGGTTTCGGGCGGTTCTGGCCCGTGAGGGGCTGGAGTGGGCGGCGCGCGAGGTCGGCAATTTCGATTTCAAGCAGGCCCAACAGGCAGCAAGACGCATGTTCGGCGTCGATGCCCCGCCTGATGCGGTGTTCGTTGCAAACGATCACATGGCCTTTGCGGTGATGGATGTGTTGCGGTTCGAATTGGGCATCGATGTTCCCCGTGACGTGTCGGTCGTGGGCTATGACGACGTGCAGCTTGCGGCCTGGGCATCCTATGACCTGACGACGATACGGCAGCGCGCCAACATGATGGTGGCGCAGGCCGTAGACACATTGCTGGCGCGTATCGACACCGCCGGATTACCCCCCCAACACGCCGCCATCGAGGCGCCGTTGATTGTTCGCGGCTCTGCCCGCAAGCCAAAAAGGACCACGACATGA
- a CDS encoding ester cyclase, whose protein sequence is MKGFDPKFKDFPDYIIGITKEIWEDRGIATLHQYYSDDIVVRSPGSVVIGNEKVIGATMATLAEFPDRTLLGEDVIWSGTPEEGMLSSHRLLSTATHTGDGMYGAATGKKLVYRIMADCHAINNQINDEWLIRDQGAIVRQMGWDPKAYAADLIAREGGPQNCVKPLTPAIDQPGPYKGRGNDNAWGQKYADIITRVMGADMAVIPAEYDRAVHTEYVGGATGQSHGSVDRFWMGLRASFPDATFKVEHVIGRDDPLMPPRAAVRWSLHGTHSGWGVFGTPTDAEVYVLGISHAEFGPWGLRREYTLYDEAMIWKQILLKTG, encoded by the coding sequence ATGAAAGGGTTTGACCCTAAATTCAAGGACTTCCCGGATTACATTATCGGGATCACCAAGGAGATCTGGGAGGACAGGGGGATCGCGACCCTGCACCAGTATTACAGTGACGACATCGTCGTGAGGTCACCCGGATCGGTGGTGATCGGCAACGAGAAGGTCATCGGAGCCACGATGGCCACACTGGCGGAGTTTCCCGACCGGACGTTGTTGGGCGAAGACGTCATCTGGTCCGGCACACCGGAAGAGGGGATGCTGAGTTCGCACCGCTTGCTGAGCACCGCCACCCACACCGGCGATGGCATGTATGGCGCGGCTACGGGCAAGAAGCTGGTGTACCGGATCATGGCCGACTGTCATGCGATCAACAACCAGATCAACGACGAATGGCTGATCCGCGATCAGGGCGCTATCGTGCGCCAGATGGGGTGGGATCCGAAAGCCTATGCGGCCGATCTGATCGCGCGCGAGGGCGGGCCGCAGAATTGCGTCAAGCCGCTTACCCCCGCCATTGATCAGCCCGGCCCCTACAAGGGGCGCGGCAATGACAACGCATGGGGCCAGAAATACGCCGACATCATCACGCGCGTCATGGGGGCCGATATGGCCGTGATCCCCGCGGAGTATGACCGCGCCGTGCACACCGAATACGTGGGCGGTGCAACGGGGCAGAGCCATGGATCGGTCGACCGGTTCTGGATGGGTCTGCGGGCGTCCTTCCCCGATGCCACTTTCAAGGTGGAGCATGTGATCGGACGTGATGATCCGTTGATGCCCCCGCGTGCCGCGGTACGCTGGAGCCTGCATGGCACGCATTCGGGGTGGGGGGTATTCGGCACACCAACGGATGCCGAGGTCTATGTGCTCGGCATCAGTCACGCCGAATTCGGCCCGTGGGGCCTGCGCCGCGAATACACGCTTTATGACGAGGCGATGATCTGGAAACAGATCCTTTTGAAAACCGGATAG
- a CDS encoding cupin domain-containing protein, with protein MTLSIHDRIVRYGELQPCKTAFIDAHTPGSDQKENFTIIGGGVSESADQHVHIGLPHGFNIGAAGQPPKCRNSLHSHRTAEVFFVLSGRWRFFWGRYGTAGEVTLEEGDIINIPTGMFRGFENIGTDYGMIMAVLGGDDAGGGVIWAPQVIDDAKAHGLVLGDNGKLYDSKQGIHPPAGVSPMPLLSEEELAAYPEPSTMQVVGGYVRRYWDMMALSDKTPCKVIGERGIIRDKPGFEIDFISRGSARSEKHAHDVPSVLMPMRGHWRVEWDANADHAAGSATLAPGDTMSVPEGLAHSAVPSMTGEASLYHVVSTGDPAGLTWTGS; from the coding sequence ATGACATTATCCATCCATGACCGCATTGTCCGCTACGGCGAATTGCAACCGTGCAAGACCGCCTTTATCGACGCCCACACGCCCGGCAGCGACCAAAAGGAAAATTTCACCATCATCGGTGGCGGGGTATCGGAATCCGCCGACCAGCATGTCCACATCGGGCTGCCACACGGGTTCAATATCGGGGCCGCGGGTCAGCCGCCCAAATGCCGCAACAGCCTGCACAGTCACCGCACCGCGGAAGTGTTTTTCGTGTTGTCAGGGCGCTGGCGGTTTTTCTGGGGGCGGTACGGCACCGCCGGCGAAGTCACGCTGGAAGAGGGCGATATCATCAACATCCCGACTGGCATGTTTCGCGGGTTCGAAAACATCGGAACCGACTACGGGATGATCATGGCGGTCTTGGGCGGCGATGATGCGGGCGGCGGTGTGATCTGGGCGCCGCAGGTGATCGATGACGCCAAGGCGCACGGGCTGGTTCTGGGTGACAACGGCAAGCTCTATGACAGCAAGCAGGGCATTCATCCGCCTGCGGGCGTGTCGCCGATGCCGCTTCTGAGCGAGGAGGAGCTGGCCGCCTATCCGGAGCCGTCGACCATGCAGGTCGTTGGCGGCTACGTGCGGCGGTATTGGGATATGATGGCGCTGTCGGACAAGACGCCCTGCAAGGTGATCGGCGAGCGCGGCATCATCCGCGACAAACCCGGTTTCGAGATTGACTTCATCTCGCGCGGGAGTGCCCGGAGCGAGAAACACGCCCATGACGTGCCGTCGGTCCTGATGCCGATGCGGGGCCATTGGCGGGTGGAATGGGACGCGAATGCGGATCACGCCGCAGGCAGCGCCACGCTCGCGCCCGGCGATACCATGTCGGTGCCCGAAGGGTTGGCCCACTCCGCCGTGCCATCGATGACCGGCGAAGCGTCCTTGTATCACGTGGTCTCGACGGGCGATCCTGCCGGCCTGACCTGGACCGGCAGCTGA
- a CDS encoding alkene reductase, whose amino-acid sequence MTHHASLFTPVRMGDVTLPNRVLMAPLTRNRAGGDGVPSDMAVTYYAQRASAGMILTEATQVSAMGKGYIDTPGIYTEDHVAGWRKITDAVHAAGGRIYCQLWHVGRISHTSLLPDNAAPVSSTDVAADAQTFTQNGFEDTSKPTALDAEGIKQTIADFAHAAKCAQEAGFDGVEVHAANGYLIDQFLQDGVNKRDDAYGGSLENRMRLLAEILDEVIDVFGAGRVGVRLSPIGEVHDMSDSDPEKHFGEIYKALDARGLAYLHIVEKFPGSEGEKDLVAALRPHFTGFYMANGDYDGATAAKVIDSGHAHGVTFGRPFIANPDLPERIRRDAEMNTPDQDTFYGGGREGYTDYPFLDTPPA is encoded by the coding sequence ATGACCCACCACGCCAGCCTGTTCACCCCCGTCCGAATGGGGGATGTCACCCTGCCCAACCGGGTCCTGATGGCGCCACTGACGCGCAACCGGGCGGGCGGCGACGGCGTGCCCAGCGACATGGCGGTGACCTACTACGCGCAGCGCGCCAGCGCCGGCATGATCCTGACCGAAGCCACACAGGTCTCCGCGATGGGCAAAGGGTACATCGACACGCCCGGCATCTATACCGAGGATCACGTGGCGGGTTGGCGCAAGATCACCGATGCGGTGCACGCCGCGGGCGGGCGGATCTACTGCCAGCTGTGGCACGTGGGCCGGATCAGCCACACATCGCTGCTGCCCGATAACGCAGCCCCCGTATCTTCGACCGATGTGGCCGCGGATGCGCAGACCTTTACCCAAAACGGTTTCGAGGACACGTCCAAACCGACCGCACTCGATGCGGAGGGGATCAAGCAAACGATCGCGGATTTCGCCCACGCCGCCAAATGTGCACAGGAAGCCGGTTTTGACGGGGTCGAGGTGCATGCCGCCAACGGCTATCTCATCGACCAGTTTCTTCAGGACGGCGTGAACAAACGCGACGATGCCTATGGGGGAAGCCTTGAAAACCGGATGCGTCTGCTGGCCGAAATCCTTGACGAGGTGATCGACGTCTTTGGCGCGGGCCGGGTCGGCGTACGCCTGTCGCCCATCGGCGAGGTCCACGACATGTCCGACAGCGACCCCGAAAAGCACTTCGGCGAAATCTACAAGGCGCTTGATGCGCGGGGGCTGGCCTATCTGCATATCGTCGAGAAATTCCCCGGAAGTGAGGGTGAGAAGGATCTGGTGGCGGCCCTGCGTCCGCACTTCACCGGCTTTTACATGGCCAATGGCGACTATGACGGCGCCACGGCGGCCAAAGTGATCGACAGCGGGCACGCCCATGGGGTTACATTCGGCCGCCCGTTCATCGCCAATCCCGATCTGCCGGAACGCATCCGCCGCGACGCCGAAATGAACACCCCCGATCAGGACACATTTTATGGCGGCGGGCGTGAGGGCTACACGGATTACCCTTTTCTCGATACGCCTCCGGCCTGA
- a CDS encoding cobalamin-independent methionine synthase II family protein, which translates to MVLTTHAGSLPRTQEVVDFIFAREHGEAYDRAAFDAAMTAAVSATVKRQVETGVGVVSDGETSKISYATYVKDRYTGFSGDSPRNAPADLKQFPTFLKRLAEGGGTPQYARPMCTGDVVSKGQGELGKDIANLKAAMAEHGAPRGFMNAASPGVISLFLQNDHYPTRDAYLAALADAMKEEYETIVAAGLDLQLDCPDLALSRHMLFNDLSDEAFLKIAGAHVEALNHALQNVPEDRVRIHICWGNYEGPHTCDIGMDKVFDTLMSAKARYVLFETSNPRHAHEWTVFRDRRADIPDGKVLVPGVVDTTSNFVEHPEVVAQRIERFTDIVGQDRVIAGSDCGFGTFAGFGAVDPEIAYAKLTALSDGAKLAEGRA; encoded by the coding sequence ATGGTTTTGACAACGCACGCAGGGTCGCTTCCCCGCACGCAGGAGGTGGTTGATTTCATCTTTGCCCGTGAGCATGGCGAGGCGTATGATCGGGCCGCCTTTGACGCGGCCATGACGGCGGCGGTTTCGGCGACGGTCAAGCGTCAGGTCGAAACCGGTGTGGGCGTCGTGAGCGACGGCGAGACGTCCAAGATCAGCTATGCCACCTATGTCAAAGACCGCTACACCGGGTTTTCAGGGGACAGCCCGCGCAACGCGCCCGCGGATCTGAAGCAGTTCCCGACCTTTCTCAAACGTCTGGCCGAGGGCGGCGGCACGCCTCAATACGCGCGCCCGATGTGCACGGGTGATGTGGTGTCCAAAGGGCAGGGTGAGCTGGGCAAGGACATCGCCAACCTCAAGGCGGCGATGGCCGAGCATGGTGCGCCCCGCGGGTTCATGAACGCGGCCTCTCCCGGTGTCATTTCGCTGTTCCTGCAGAACGATCATTACCCCACACGCGATGCTTACCTTGCCGCGCTGGCGGACGCGATGAAGGAAGAATACGAAACGATTGTCGCCGCCGGGCTGGATCTGCAACTCGATTGCCCCGATCTGGCGTTGTCGCGGCACATGTTGTTCAACGATCTGTCGGACGAGGCATTTCTGAAGATCGCGGGCGCGCATGTCGAAGCGTTGAACCACGCATTGCAGAATGTTCCCGAGGACCGCGTGCGCATCCATATCTGTTGGGGCAATTACGAGGGCCCGCACACATGCGACATCGGCATGGACAAGGTCTTCGACACGCTGATGTCGGCCAAGGCGCGGTATGTGCTGTTCGAGACTTCCAATCCGCGTCACGCCCATGAATGGACCGTGTTCCGCGACAGGCGAGCCGACATTCCCGACGGCAAGGTGCTGGTGCCCGGTGTCGTCGATACGACCTCGAACTTCGTTGAACATCCCGAAGTGGTGGCGCAGCGCATCGAACGCTTCACCGACATCGTGGGGCAAGACCGCGTGATTGCGGGCAGCGATTGCGGTTTCGGCACCTTCGCGGGTTTCGGCGCGGTCGACCCCGAAATCGCCTATGCCAAGCTGACGGCCCTGTCGGACGGTGCCAAACTGGCCGAGGGACGGGCATGA
- a CDS encoding RraA family protein, whose amino-acid sequence MNDSLLDLLRRVDTPTVCNAIEVAQGKRGFNRFTRGTMQASAAQGPAMVGYARTARIRAVAPPQEAPEDVRARRMGYYRHMSEGPRPGIAVVQDMDVPNAIGAYWGEINTNVHKAFGLSGALTDGVMRDLGDLPDGFPVVAGSVGPSHGFVHVVDYGTPVDIFGMAVADGDLVHADRHGALVIPTDVIAVLEDAIGQLFAAERIVLDAVRDRQISFADFEEIWSAFERSRT is encoded by the coding sequence ATGAACGACAGTCTGCTCGACCTGCTGCGCCGCGTCGATACGCCCACCGTTTGCAACGCCATCGAGGTGGCACAGGGCAAGCGCGGCTTCAACCGTTTCACACGCGGAACGATGCAGGCCTCTGCGGCGCAAGGGCCCGCGATGGTGGGCTACGCACGCACGGCGCGTATTCGTGCAGTTGCGCCCCCGCAGGAAGCACCGGAAGATGTGCGCGCCCGCCGCATGGGCTATTACCGGCATATGTCCGAAGGTCCCCGCCCCGGTATCGCCGTGGTGCAGGACATGGATGTGCCCAATGCCATCGGTGCCTATTGGGGTGAAATCAACACCAACGTGCACAAGGCGTTTGGCCTGTCGGGGGCGCTTACCGACGGGGTGATGCGCGATCTGGGCGATCTGCCCGACGGCTTTCCGGTGGTGGCCGGATCTGTCGGCCCCAGCCACGGTTTCGTCCATGTGGTGGACTACGGCACACCCGTCGATATCTTTGGCATGGCGGTCGCCGATGGCGATCTGGTGCACGCGGACCGCCACGGCGCGCTGGTCATCCCGACGGACGTGATCGCCGTGCTCGAGGACGCGATCGGTCAGCTTTTCGCCGCCGAACGCATCGTTCTGGATGCGGTGCGCGACAGGCAGATCAGTTTTGCCGATTTCGAAGAGATCTGGTCCGCCTTTGAAAGGAGCCGCACATGA
- a CDS encoding fumarylacetoacetate hydrolase family protein: MKLARIGNAGSERPAVVAPDGSFRDLSDHVDDITGATLDSETLGRLAALDPMALPEITGRIGACVGGIGKFLCIGLNYSDHAAEAGMAIPEHPILFLKANSAICGPNDDLIQPRGSQALDWEVELGVVIGKTAKYVDRTTALEHVAGYCVINDVSERDFQTKLTGQWTKGKSCDTFGPVGPWLVSADAVGDPQALDLRCDVNGTTRQTGSTATMIFGVADIIAHLSQLMTLHPGDVISTGTPPGVGMGMKPPLYLAPGDIVECSIDGLGTQKQGVVADV, from the coding sequence ATGAAACTGGCCCGTATCGGCAATGCAGGGAGCGAACGGCCCGCAGTCGTCGCCCCCGATGGATCGTTCCGAGATCTCAGCGATCACGTCGATGACATCACCGGCGCCACACTGGATTCCGAAACGCTTGGCAGGCTTGCCGCGCTTGATCCGATGGCATTGCCCGAAATCACCGGCAGGATTGGCGCTTGCGTCGGCGGCATCGGTAAATTCCTGTGCATCGGGCTGAACTACTCCGACCACGCCGCCGAGGCGGGCATGGCCATCCCCGAGCACCCGATCCTGTTTCTGAAGGCCAATTCCGCGATTTGCGGACCGAACGACGATCTGATCCAGCCCCGCGGGTCGCAGGCACTCGATTGGGAGGTCGAGTTGGGCGTCGTGATTGGAAAGACGGCGAAATATGTGGATCGGACCACGGCACTGGAGCACGTGGCGGGCTACTGCGTGATCAATGACGTGAGCGAGCGGGACTTCCAGACGAAACTGACCGGGCAGTGGACCAAGGGCAAAAGCTGCGACACCTTCGGCCCCGTAGGCCCCTGGCTGGTGAGCGCGGATGCGGTGGGTGATCCGCAGGCGCTCGACCTGCGCTGCGATGTCAATGGCACCACACGGCAGACCGGATCGACCGCCACGATGATTTTCGGCGTGGCCGACATCATCGCGCACCTGAGCCAGCTGATGACATTGCACCCCGGTGACGTGATTTCCACTGGCACGCCACCCGGCGTCGGCATGGGTATGAAGCCACCGCTGTATCTGGCCCCCGGCGATATAGTCGAATGCAGCATCGACGGACTGGGCACCCAGAAACAGGGGGTTGTCGCGGACGTCTAG
- a CDS encoding mandelate racemase/muconate lactonizing enzyme family protein, translated as MKLVDLDVIVTAPPAPGWGGRYWILVKLTTETGIVGWGECYAASVGPEAMRAVIEDVFERHMRGQNPEDIELMFRRAYSSGFTQRPDLTVIGAFSGLEIACWDILGKMRERPVYALLGGCMNARVRAYTYLYPLPHHDPTAFWTSPDMAAEAALDAVARGYTAVKFDPAGPYTLRGGHMPAMSDITQSVAFCRAIRAAVGDRADLLFGTHGQFTTAGAIRLGQALEPYSPLWFEEPIPPDNVAEMGKVAAAVRIPVATGERLCTKAEFAPVLRAGAATILQPALGRVGGIWEAKKIAAMAEVYNAQMAPHLYAGPVEWAANVHLAVSIPNLLMAETIETPFHANLIRNTIRVEDGFIHAPQAPGLGIEVDEELARAHPYPGAGLHLEMQEAPCDYVNGNAFEGGAPAPKT; from the coding sequence ATGAAACTTGTGGATCTGGACGTTATCGTGACGGCCCCACCCGCGCCGGGATGGGGCGGGCGGTACTGGATACTGGTCAAGCTGACCACCGAAACGGGCATTGTGGGATGGGGCGAATGTTATGCCGCGTCCGTGGGGCCGGAGGCGATGCGCGCGGTCATCGAAGATGTATTCGAGCGCCACATGCGCGGCCAAAATCCCGAAGATATCGAGCTGATGTTTCGCCGGGCCTATTCCAGCGGCTTTACGCAGCGCCCCGATTTGACGGTGATCGGCGCGTTCTCGGGTCTCGAAATTGCCTGCTGGGACATATTGGGCAAGATGCGCGAGCGGCCTGTCTACGCGCTTCTGGGCGGTTGCATGAATGCGCGTGTGCGGGCCTATACCTATCTCTACCCCCTGCCCCATCATGACCCGACCGCGTTCTGGACATCGCCCGATATGGCGGCCGAGGCGGCACTGGATGCCGTTGCGCGTGGCTATACGGCAGTGAAATTTGATCCCGCAGGGCCCTATACCCTGCGCGGAGGCCATATGCCCGCGATGTCGGATATCACCCAATCTGTCGCGTTTTGCCGCGCCATTCGCGCCGCTGTTGGCGACCGCGCCGATCTGTTGTTCGGCACCCACGGCCAGTTCACGACGGCAGGGGCCATCCGTTTGGGACAGGCATTGGAACCCTATAGCCCGCTGTGGTTCGAGGAACCGATCCCGCCGGATAATGTTGCTGAAATGGGTAAGGTTGCCGCCGCGGTCCGAATACCCGTCGCCACCGGCGAGCGGCTTTGCACCAAGGCCGAATTCGCGCCTGTCCTGCGCGCGGGCGCGGCCACCATTCTGCAGCCTGCGCTGGGGCGTGTCGGCGGGATCTGGGAGGCCAAGAAGATCGCCGCCATGGCAGAGGTCTACAACGCGCAGATGGCACCGCATCTTTATGCCGGCCCCGTGGAATGGGCCGCGAATGTGCATCTGGCGGTGTCGATCCCGAACCTGTTGATGGCCGAGACGATCGAGACGCCTTTCCATGCCAACCTGATCCGCAATACCATCCGCGTCGAGGACGGCTTCATCCACGCGCCACAGGCCCCCGGTCTCGGGATCGAGGTGGACGAGGAGCTGGCGCGCGCGCATCCCTATCCCGGTGCAGGTTTGCATCTGGAGATGCAGGAGGCGCCCTGTGACTATGTCAACGGCAACGCATTCGAGGGCGGCGCGCCTGCCCCGAAAACCTGA
- a CDS encoding zinc-binding dehydrogenase → MRTIKAAVCRSFGSPLQIEDIQLRAPGTGEIEVTLDAVAICHSDISFAEGAWGGSLPAVYGHEAAGRVSALGDGVQGLAEGDSVVVTLIRSCSTCPSCASGKPTLCETPYDGDQGPIKTADGGKLHQAMACGAFAEAVVVDQKQVVKIPAEIPKASASLISCGVITGVGAVVNAAALRAGQDVVVIGAGGVGLNAIQGARIAGARRIVAVDMSEEKLEVAKSFGATDGVLATDAKPWRAAKRALGRGADAVIVTVGAIPAYDTAPQYLAYGGRVVMVGMPHSGATSTYEPVMLAAVGQGMVGSKMGDVVIQRDIPWMVDLYTQGRLELDALISGRWSLAEINEAIADTKTGAARRNVIVFDR, encoded by the coding sequence TTGCGTACCATCAAAGCCGCCGTCTGCCGATCCTTCGGCAGCCCACTCCAGATCGAAGACATCCAGTTGCGCGCGCCCGGAACGGGCGAGATCGAAGTGACGCTGGACGCGGTTGCGATCTGCCATTCCGATATATCCTTTGCCGAAGGCGCCTGGGGCGGCTCATTGCCTGCGGTGTACGGCCACGAAGCCGCCGGTCGTGTGAGCGCTCTGGGTGACGGCGTGCAAGGACTGGCCGAAGGCGACAGCGTGGTCGTCACGCTCATCCGGTCGTGCAGCACGTGTCCGTCCTGCGCCAGCGGTAAACCGACCTTGTGCGAGACGCCCTATGACGGCGATCAGGGGCCCATCAAGACCGCCGACGGTGGCAAACTGCATCAGGCCATGGCCTGCGGGGCCTTTGCCGAGGCGGTTGTGGTTGACCAGAAACAGGTCGTCAAAATTCCGGCAGAAATTCCCAAGGCATCGGCCAGCCTGATTTCCTGTGGGGTGATCACCGGCGTCGGCGCAGTTGTGAACGCCGCCGCGCTGCGGGCCGGACAGGACGTGGTCGTCATCGGTGCGGGCGGTGTCGGGCTCAACGCGATACAGGGCGCGCGGATTGCCGGTGCCCGGCGCATCGTTGCCGTCGATATGAGCGAGGAGAAGCTGGAGGTGGCGAAATCCTTTGGCGCAACCGACGGGGTGCTGGCGACCGACGCCAAACCATGGCGCGCGGCAAAGCGCGCGTTGGGCCGGGGTGCGGATGCCGTGATCGTCACCGTCGGCGCGATCCCTGCCTATGACACCGCCCCGCAGTATCTCGCCTATGGGGGCAGGGTCGTGATGGTTGGCATGCCCCATTCGGGTGCCACGTCCACTTACGAGCCTGTCATGCTGGCCGCCGTGGGCCAGGGAATGGTCGGCTCCAAAATGGGGGATGTCGTCATCCAACGCGATATTCCGTGGATGGTCGATCTTTATACCCAAGGTCGGCTGGAACTGGACGCGCTTATCTCGGGGCGCTGGTCGCTTGCCGAGATAAACGAGGCGATTGCTGACACGAAAACCGGTGCGGCACGGCGGAATGTGATTGTCTTTGATCGCTAA